The following coding sequences lie in one Capnocytophaga stomatis genomic window:
- a CDS encoding metallophosphoesterase yields MIYLILLSFVAVYFLLTLYSNQVLKTLNISKIGRYVFWAISILVVVNVMLQWFLRTKAVWTVFQQYSVGALVTWLIILVVLSSVLFLEDIQRFVRSLFRKKTTENQNFPSRRKFVSLLALGIASVPFMSVIYGVTRGKYDYKVWKYTLYYDDLPEAFDGYTITQISDIHAGSFDNRAKIQYGIDLINQQKSDVIMITGDIVNNLASELLPWKDILKQLKAKDGVFSVLGNHDYGDYSAWESPEAKAENLENLKDIQREMGFDLILNDHRYIEKNGQRIAIVGVENWGYGRFSKYGDLEKAMQNVADEDFKILLSHDPTHWEYEVLPKNKNIQLTLSGHTHGMQLGIEIEGFIKWSPSEWKYKYWGGMYDEGGKKLNVNRGFGYHAFPGRVGIWPEITVIELRKKKS; encoded by the coding sequence ATGATTTATTTAATTTTATTATCGTTTGTAGCGGTTTATTTTTTACTCACGCTTTATTCAAATCAAGTTTTGAAAACGCTAAATATCTCTAAAATAGGGAGATATGTTTTTTGGGCGATTTCAATTTTGGTTGTTGTAAACGTGATGCTACAATGGTTCCTCCGTACCAAAGCAGTTTGGACGGTTTTTCAACAGTATTCGGTAGGAGCTTTGGTAACTTGGCTTATCATTTTGGTTGTGCTTTCTTCTGTTTTATTTTTGGAGGACATTCAGCGGTTTGTTAGGTCTTTATTCAGGAAGAAAACAACTGAAAATCAGAATTTTCCTTCAAGAAGAAAATTTGTGAGTTTGCTGGCTTTGGGGATAGCTTCTGTTCCGTTTATGTCTGTGATTTACGGAGTTACAAGAGGAAAATATGATTATAAAGTTTGGAAATATACACTTTACTATGACGATTTACCGGAAGCGTTTGACGGATATACCATAACGCAAATATCTGATATTCACGCAGGAAGTTTTGACAACAGAGCCAAAATTCAATACGGAATTGATTTGATTAATCAGCAAAAGAGCGATGTTATTATGATAACAGGCGACATTGTGAATAATTTGGCAAGCGAATTACTTCCTTGGAAAGATATTCTTAAGCAACTAAAAGCTAAAGACGGAGTGTTTTCGGTTTTAGGAAATCACGATTACGGCGATTATTCTGCTTGGGAATCTCCTGAAGCAAAAGCAGAAAACCTTGAAAATCTGAAAGATATACAGCGAGAAATGGGCTTTGATTTGATTTTGAATGACCATCGCTATATAGAAAAAAATGGGCAAAGAATTGCAATTGTAGGGGTTGAAAATTGGGGATACGGACGATTTTCAAAATACGGAGATTTGGAAAAAGCAATGCAAAATGTTGCCGATGAGGATTTTAAAATTCTTTTAAGTCACGACCCAACACATTGGGAATATGAGGTTTTACCGAAAAACAAAAATATTCAACTAACACTTAGCGGGCATACGCACGGAATGCAGTTAGGTATTGAAATAGAGGGTTTTATCAAATGGAGTCCGTCGGAATGGAAGTACAAATACTGGGGAGGAATGTACGATGAAGGAGGTAAAAAGCTGAATGTCAATCGTGGATTTGGCTATCACGCTTTCCCCGGAAGAGTTGGAATTTGGCCGGAAATTACTGTGATAGAATTACGAAAAAAGAAAAGTTAA
- a CDS encoding copper homeostasis protein CutC, translating to MVFEICASSFESARNAQMAGANRIELCSELGVGGVTPSYGLIKKVMDELSIENCVLIRPRSGDFTYTDEEFDVMLRDIVLCKELGCKGVVTGVLNSDNTIDEERTKRLMEASGTMDFIYHRAFDCVPNPTEAIKILKKLGVKRILTSGGKKSAVEGLPLLKELNTLAEGKITIMPGGGINPQTILKIKEAGFNEVHFSGTIFEKSESQLPFSFNTASFLDESVRPISGIEQIKLIINAMNS from the coding sequence ATGGTATTTGAAATATGTGCAAGTTCTTTTGAATCAGCAAGAAACGCTCAGATGGCAGGTGCGAATCGCATTGAATTGTGTAGCGAATTAGGAGTAGGAGGAGTTACTCCAAGTTATGGGCTTATCAAGAAAGTTATGGATGAGCTTTCTATTGAAAATTGTGTGCTAATTCGTCCACGAAGCGGAGATTTTACATATACTGATGAGGAATTTGATGTGATGCTTCGTGATATTGTTCTTTGTAAAGAATTAGGTTGTAAAGGCGTGGTTACGGGCGTTTTAAACTCGGATAATACCATTGATGAAGAGCGTACAAAACGGCTTATGGAGGCTTCAGGAACGATGGATTTCATTTACCACAGAGCCTTTGATTGCGTTCCGAACCCAACTGAAGCGATTAAAATATTGAAAAAACTTGGAGTGAAACGTATTTTGACCTCTGGCGGGAAAAAATCGGCAGTAGAGGGATTACCTTTGTTAAAGGAATTAAATACCCTTGCTGAAGGAAAAATCACAATTATGCCGGGCGGAGGGATTAATCCGCAAACAATTTTGAAAATCAAAGAAGCTGGATTTAATGAAGTGCATTTTTCTGGAACGATTTTTGAGAAATCAGAAAGTCAGTTGCCTTTTTCTTTCAACACGGCAAGTTTCTTAGATGAATCGGTACGTCCAATTTCAGGAATAGAACAAATTAAACTGATAATCAATGCTATGAATAGCTAA
- a CDS encoding DUF6913 domain-containing protein, with protein sequence MEFLKNYFLKKQIQKNLKALEKYSARLGSSISKVGCIVDMDVVKDIEPLLELVKYYNLRPENYIFLGYKQKSEETHTNGVPFLIDKEINWQGKIRNYHADRLSEQEYDILINYFKSPKLPLLLLSSSIKAKLRIGFEGIDDEYNDVIINCKLEDEAVFTTEVKKVLSTMLK encoded by the coding sequence TTGGAATTTCTAAAAAATTATTTTCTAAAAAAACAAATTCAGAAGAATTTAAAAGCCTTAGAAAAATACTCTGCAAGGCTCGGAAGCTCCATTTCAAAGGTGGGTTGCATCGTTGATATGGATGTTGTTAAGGACATTGAACCTCTTTTGGAATTGGTAAAATATTACAATTTGCGTCCTGAAAATTACATTTTTTTAGGATACAAACAAAAATCGGAAGAGACTCATACAAACGGAGTGCCTTTTTTGATAGATAAAGAGATTAATTGGCAGGGAAAAATTCGTAACTATCACGCCGACAGGCTTTCGGAACAAGAGTACGATATTTTAATCAATTATTTTAAAAGTCCGAAACTACCTTTATTATTGCTTTCTTCTTCCATAAAAGCTAAATTACGAATTGGCTTTGAAGGAATTGATGATGAATATAACGATGTGATTATCAACTGCAAACTGGAAGATGAAGCCGTTTTCACCACCGAAGTTAAAAAGGTACTATCAACAATGCTGAAATAA
- the dapA gene encoding 4-hydroxy-tetrahydrodipicolinate synthase produces MMEQLKGAGVALITPFTSDNKVDTEALTKIVNYVIDGGVEYLVVLGTTSEVPTLTKDEKKLVCQTVIEANNKRLPLVIGIGGNNTQAVIDEINSFDLSEFTAILSVTPYYNKPSQNGLYAHFSEIAKNSPLPVILYNVPGRTGVSMSADTVNRLAKNFENIIAVKEASGDLSLNMAIIKDKPEDFLFISGDDFSTLPSVFMGGSGVISVIGIAFPKEFSEMVRLGLKGEVEKARAIHYQLMKQTHLAFKEGNPVGIKAILAEKGLCNSYVRLPLAEASNALKAEIKADIQIISKL; encoded by the coding sequence ATTATGGAACAACTAAAAGGAGCAGGAGTTGCATTAATAACTCCATTTACATCTGATAATAAAGTAGATACAGAGGCTTTAACCAAGATAGTAAACTATGTAATTGATGGCGGAGTGGAATATCTTGTAGTTTTGGGAACTACAAGCGAGGTTCCTACTCTGACTAAGGACGAGAAAAAATTGGTCTGCCAAACCGTTATCGAAGCCAATAACAAACGCTTACCTTTGGTTATCGGGATTGGCGGAAACAATACTCAAGCAGTTATTGATGAAATAAACAGTTTTGATTTATCCGAATTCACTGCGATTCTGTCAGTTACACCATATTATAACAAGCCTTCACAAAATGGGCTATATGCGCATTTTTCCGAAATTGCAAAAAATTCTCCACTTCCTGTCATTTTGTACAATGTACCGGGACGCACGGGAGTTTCAATGAGTGCCGATACGGTAAATCGTTTGGCCAAAAACTTCGAAAATATAATCGCTGTAAAAGAGGCTTCTGGTGATTTATCTTTGAATATGGCAATAATAAAGGATAAACCTGAAGATTTTCTCTTCATTTCAGGAGATGATTTTTCTACGCTTCCTTCCGTATTTATGGGCGGTTCGGGAGTGATTTCCGTAATAGGAATTGCCTTTCCGAAGGAATTTTCCGAAATGGTAAGACTTGGATTAAAAGGCGAAGTAGAAAAAGCCAGAGCCATTCATTATCAGCTGATGAAACAAACACACTTGGCTTTCAAAGAAGGTAACCCTGTAGGAATCAAAGCTATACTTGCAGAAAAAGGATTATGCAACTCATATGTTCGCTTACCTTTAGCAGAAGCTTCCAATGCTTTAAAAGCTGAAATTAAAGCAGACATACAAATTATCAGTAAATTATAA
- a CDS encoding 5'-nucleotidase C-terminal domain-containing protein gives MKKLYLGMNYFFVAFVTVCCFISCKPAKNNLTLIQAKNIEIAADNQGKDDEIEKFILPYQKHVRKEIATLLTYNPEALVKETSQLNAPIGNLLADASFEIINPIYSQKTGKNIDFVLLNWGGIRSDLPKGDVTVGTVYNLMPFENKLVVLEMKGEKLYEMVQYLTKTKTAHPLSNHVKLHITPKGDLVLFTINGKSVDPNATYVVATSDYLMHGGDGMIFFHDSISVYETDYLIRNILMDYFKKIDSIKAERDDRFIFVEDK, from the coding sequence ATGAAAAAGTTGTATTTAGGAATGAACTATTTTTTTGTTGCATTCGTAACAGTTTGTTGTTTTATTTCGTGTAAGCCTGCGAAAAATAATTTGACCTTAATTCAGGCAAAGAATATAGAAATTGCAGCTGATAACCAGGGGAAAGATGATGAAATAGAGAAGTTTATACTTCCTTATCAGAAGCACGTTCGCAAGGAAATAGCAACGCTTTTGACTTACAATCCTGAGGCTTTGGTTAAGGAAACCAGCCAGTTAAACGCACCTATAGGAAATTTGTTAGCAGATGCTTCCTTTGAAATAATAAATCCTATTTATTCTCAAAAAACAGGAAAAAACATTGATTTTGTTTTGCTTAATTGGGGAGGGATTCGTTCCGATTTGCCGAAAGGAGATGTAACAGTAGGAACAGTTTACAACCTGATGCCTTTTGAAAATAAATTGGTAGTGTTGGAGATGAAAGGAGAAAAACTTTACGAAATGGTACAGTATTTAACTAAAACCAAAACGGCACATCCTTTGTCAAATCACGTAAAACTTCATATTACGCCAAAGGGAGATTTAGTGTTATTTACAATTAACGGAAAAAGCGTTGACCCTAATGCAACATATGTGGTTGCAACATCTGATTATTTGATGCACGGAGGCGACGGAATGATATTTTTTCACGATTCAATAAGTGTTTACGAAACAGATTATTTGATACGAAATATACTAATGGATTATTTCAAAAAGATAGATTCTATAAAGGCGGAGAGAGATGACAGATTTATTTTTGTTGAAGATAAGTAA